Below is a genomic region from Flammeovirgaceae bacterium SG7u.111.
CAAACAGAAACCTAACATCTTATGAAAAATCATTTTTGGTTAATGGGCTTCATCGCCCTGTTTATTGCTAGTTGCTCGCAAAGCCAACAAAAAAAGGAAACACCTGCTGAGGCAAACACAGCGCCACTAAAAGCCGATTCCACCCAAATCCCTCCGTCTATGACAGGTATAGAATTAGCTTTTAAAGCTCAAGGAAACGAACCATTTTGGAACGTAACAATGGACTTTGAAAAGGAAATTGTGTTTAAAACAATGGACGGGCTTGAACTACACTTCCCGGCAGTGAAAGGGAACAAAGCCCAAGATGCACCTGTTACCCGCTATGCCGCTGAAACCGAAACGGCGAGGATCGTCATCACCATTAAAGGGGAAGAGTGCTCCGACACGATGGCTGACACCACTTACCGCAACTCGGTACGTGTGGAACTAAAGCAAGGTGAGGAAACCGAATACACCACCTACGAAGGCTGTGGCAACTTCCAGCCCGACTATAAGCTCCACGATATTTGGGTAATGATAGAAGCTAATGGCGATACCCTTGACCCTAAAGATTTTGAGCGAAAAGGGCTTCCTATGTTCGAGTTTTATTCCAAAGAAGAACGCTTAAGTGGCCATGCTGGCTGTAATCATTTCAACGGGAGTTTTTATGTAGCCGAGCCAGGGGTTTTACAAATTGGGATGGGCGCCAGCACCCAAATGATGTGCCCCAACATGACAATAGAAAACTTGGTAAACCAAAAGCTTTTTGGCAAGCGGATGAAATACAAAGTTGCGAACCTGAGACTTACCCTCACAGGATACGATGGCAGCTCTTTCGTTTTCAAAAAAGTTGATTAACCCTCCTTAATTTCTTTTCCAGTCCCCAACATTACGGCTATCCATCTGGTGTTGGGGTTTTCTTCAAGCATGATTTTGATGGTCATAGTTAGGGGCACGGAAAGAAACATGCCAACCGTACCAAAAATAAAACCCCAAGTAATCAATGAGAGAAAAACTACCAAAGTGGAAAGCCCAAGCCCTTTTCCCATTATTTTGGGTTCTACAATATTTCCAACTATCATATTCACAGCAAAGTAACCTACCAAAGTCAAAAGAAGCGCTGTAGGCCCAGAAATGATCAATGCCAACAACATGGTAGGCACAGCAGCTATTATAGAACCAATATTGGGAATATAATTGAGCAAAAATGCAAGCAGCCCCCACAAAAGGGCATACTCCACTCCTATGATTAATAACCAAACATAAATAAGCACCCCTGTTAGCAAGCTTGTAAGCGTCTTTATCCACAGGTAATTTCGGATACTGTAACCAACTTCCAACAATTTGCTCAGAGGAACATCATGCGTTTTGTTTATGTATTTTGCCTTATTAGAAAAAGCTTGCAGCTCCAATAAGATAAAAATCACGATAATAAACACTTCAAATGAGTTCGCTAATACACCGCCAAACTCCCCTATTGCACTCGTAGTAAAACCCAATACTTTACCAGGGTCTACAAAGCTTGAAATTTGATCTGTAGAGACGCTAAACCCCCAGTTATTAAGCCAACTGATAGTTCCTGATAAAAGCTCGTTCAGTTTATCTTCGTACATTGGAGCATCTTCCGAAAACTTCTTCACTGTTCTTCCTACAATTCCCCCAAAACCTAAAATAATTAATAAAAGACCAATAAGTACGATGATAATAGCGACTGTATCAGGGATTTTTTTGCGGCTAAGCCAAACTACTGGCTTCGCTAAAATAACGCTGATAAAAACCGATAACAATATGGAAATAAAAATAGATTTAGCTGCAATCATTCCAGCTGTTATGATAACCAAAGCAGCAAGGGTGATTATAGGCGATAGTTTTAGTTTTTTGATAGCTTCCATGCAAAAATATGAAGGTTCAGTTTCATGTGAATAGATGCCGACAAGATAAGTCTATTGTAAAGCAAAAACAACAAGATGAATAAAAGTTAAAGCCTAAAACCCTTACCTAATCCAAGAAATAAAGAAACCTCAGCTTGGTTGTTGCCACCGACCGTTTATCAAAATGTAGTTGGGAAAAGGTTCTTTTTGGTGGAAATTGGAATTTCATCATACAAAAACTACAACCATGAAAAAAAGAACGACCCTCCTGTTTTGCTCCTTAGCTATTTTGCTTTTCTCATTTTCTAACCTCAAACCTGAAGAAGAAAAAGATGTAAGAGCTACAATAGAGCAACTTTTTGATGGAATGAAAAAAGGGGACAGTACTATGGTGAGAGGCGTTTTTCATCCCGAAGCTCGCTTACAGACCGTAGCTTCCAAAGATGGTAAAACCGAGTTGCATAGCACACCTATCAGTAAGTTTGCAGAAGCAGTGGGCACTCCTCACGATAAAATCTGGGACGAACGAATTCTATCTTATGAAATAAAGATAGATGGCGAATTTGCCTCGGCATGGACTGAATATAACTTTTATCATGGCGACAAGTTCAGCCATTGCGGCGTGAATGCTTTCCACCTAGTAAAGACTTCAGAGGGGTGGAAAATTCTTCAAATTACCGATACGAGGAGAAAAGAAGGCTGCGAGTAGTTTTTAGGAGGTGCTTATTGCGGCAAATTGCTGCCGAATCGCCTAAGTTTATACATCGTACAGCTTCCAGACGATTTGGGAAAAACCTTTAGTACTTTAGTTGCTAAAGGTTTTTTATTTACAAAACTAATTGCTTTTTACTGTTTTTGAGGTGTCTTACTTAGAGCAAGGTCATAAACACCGCCCTCAACAAAAACAACTAGAACTTATTGCTGTTAAAAAGGAGATAAAAATACCTCAACTGGCATAAACTAACGCATCCGAATGGATAGAGTTATTAAAATAAATAGACAAAAAAAATCTTGGATAAAAAGCTTGTGGGTATGGAAACTTGCTTGGAAAGATGCACGCAGCAAGCTTCCTCGTATTCTGGTTTTTATTTCCTCTATAGGAATCGGCATTGCCGCTTTCGTTTCAGTCAACTCGTTCAACAACAACCTCAAAAAGGACATCGACAACCAAGCGAAAGCCCTTTTGGCAGCCGATTTGGTTCTGTACAATGACAAAGATTTTCAAACCGCCGATGAACTCTATTTTGATACAATTCCCACAGAACAAGCAAGTGACCTGCGATTTTCCTCCTATGTCCAATTTCCTTTTCTGGAAGATGGCAGGCTGGTACAAATAGTTGCGATAAAAGGCGGATATCCGTTTTATGGGGAAATGAAAACCCTTCCCAAAAATGCCCTAGAGCAGTTTCGAAATCAAGAAGGTATTTTGCTTGACGACAACCTCGCCCTCCAATACGAAGTCTCCACAGGCGATACTTTGCAGATAGGCAAACTCATATTTCCAGTAGCCGGGGTAGTCACCAAGTTACCAGGCAATATCAAAATCATGGGCACCATCGCCCCATCTATTTATATTCCCTATGACACCGTACAGCAGACTGGGCTGATAGACAAAGGAAGCAGGCTCTACTACCGTAAGTTTTTTAAAATTGGGAGTGAGAGAAAGACCGCCGCTTTTTTGGAAGAGATAAAGCCTATTATCAATAAATATGGCTTTGGGTACGAAACGGTTACCTTCCGCAAAGAGAGCTTGGGAAATGGGTTTGAAAACCTCTACCGTTTTTTGAATTTGGCTGGCTTTATTGCCCTAATCATAGGTTCAGTTGGTGTTGGTGCTTCGGTTAATGTATATGTGAGGGAAAAAATAAAAACAGTAGCCATTCTTCGTTGCTTAGGCGCTTCTGGAAAAGATGTTTTCAACCTTTTCCTTATCCAAGTTGTATTTATGGGGTTGATAGGAAGCATTACAGGTGCAGCGTTAGGCAGCGCACTTCAAAGTCTTTTACCCTTCATTTTCCAAGATTTCTTACCCGCCGCCCTTACCTTCAAAACCTCCTGGCCTTCGGTTCTTTTCGGTGTTTGCGTAGGCGTTTCTGTCACTGTTTTGTTTTCTATCTTACCTCTGCTTAAAACCCGCTACACTCCACCGTTGAGTGTTTTACGAGAAGAGGCTATTGACCTTGGGCACAAGCCCAGCAGCATTTTCTGGATAGCTTGTCTTGTATTGCTTGTCAACTGGGCTTTCACCATTTACCTTACCAAAGATATACTTACAGGCTCGCTATTTTTCATCAGCTTTTCTGGAGCTATCTTAAGCTTAGTTACTGTAGGCGTACTTGCAGTAACTTTAACCAAAAAGCTTTTTCCATCCAAAGCTTCTTTTGTTTGGAAACAAGGGTTCTCTAACCTGTTCAGGCCTCAAAACCAAACCGTTTTGCTCATGGTCGTAATTGGAATGGGAGCGTTGCTCATTTCTATTGTCACTATTATCCATACAGGTATTCTCAACCAAGTGGCAGATGTATGGAGTGAAAACCGAACCAACCTAGTGCTCTACGACATCCAACCCGACCAAAAAGAAGAGGTGCTTGAATGCGCTGAACGCTTAGGTTTAGACATAGAAGATATTATCCCCGTAGTAAGCCTTCGGATTCATGAAATAAATGGAAAAGACCTTAATGCTATTAAAGCAGACTCTGTGGGTGGGCAAATTCCAAACTGGGTATTATACATGGAGCATCCGGTTACGTACCGAGATGACCTGATGGATGCTGAAACCCTTGTAAAAGGTGAAATAAAAGTTCTGGA
It encodes:
- a CDS encoding FtsX-like permease family protein; this translates as MDRVIKINRQKKSWIKSLWVWKLAWKDARSKLPRILVFISSIGIGIAAFVSVNSFNNNLKKDIDNQAKALLAADLVLYNDKDFQTADELYFDTIPTEQASDLRFSSYVQFPFLEDGRLVQIVAIKGGYPFYGEMKTLPKNALEQFRNQEGILLDDNLALQYEVSTGDTLQIGKLIFPVAGVVTKLPGNIKIMGTIAPSIYIPYDTVQQTGLIDKGSRLYYRKFFKIGSERKTAAFLEEIKPIINKYGFGYETVTFRKESLGNGFENLYRFLNLAGFIALIIGSVGVGASVNVYVREKIKTVAILRCLGASGKDVFNLFLIQVVFMGLIGSITGAALGSALQSLLPFIFQDFLPAALTFKTSWPSVLFGVCVGVSVTVLFSILPLLKTRYTPPLSVLREEAIDLGHKPSSIFWIACLVLLVNWAFTIYLTKDILTGSLFFISFSGAILSLVTVGVLAVTLTKKLFPSKASFVWKQGFSNLFRPQNQTVLLMVVIGMGALLISIVTIIHTGILNQVADVWSENRTNLVLYDIQPDQKEEVLECAERLGLDIEDIIPVVSLRIHEINGKDLNAIKADSVGGQIPNWVLYMEHPVTYRDDLMDAETLVKGEIKVLEDGSKPDTVPVSISEVLSQQLKLDTGDYIQFKLHGIQLNARVCSVRKVRWQRIPANFGFVFPKGVLEEAPQFYAALLHAPSQQASVRLKQELSEKHANISAIDLDLIMQTLDDLLSRLAFVIRFMSVFSILTGLLVLYTSIVNSKYIRLREVSLLRTLGAFQSQIVKITIIEYFFIGGLAALSGILLSLIATWGLGKYFLEINLRPSFYSLSLVFVLITALTIVVSWLNIRPIMQRPPIESLQNKQ
- a CDS encoding META domain-containing protein — translated: MKNHFWLMGFIALFIASCSQSQQKKETPAEANTAPLKADSTQIPPSMTGIELAFKAQGNEPFWNVTMDFEKEIVFKTMDGLELHFPAVKGNKAQDAPVTRYAAETETARIVITIKGEECSDTMADTTYRNSVRVELKQGEETEYTTYEGCGNFQPDYKLHDIWVMIEANGDTLDPKDFERKGLPMFEFYSKEERLSGHAGCNHFNGSFYVAEPGVLQIGMGASTQMMCPNMTIENLVNQKLFGKRMKYKVANLRLTLTGYDGSSFVFKKVD
- a CDS encoding nuclear transport factor 2 family protein, with translation MKKRTTLLFCSLAILLFSFSNLKPEEEKDVRATIEQLFDGMKKGDSTMVRGVFHPEARLQTVASKDGKTELHSTPISKFAEAVGTPHDKIWDERILSYEIKIDGEFASAWTEYNFYHGDKFSHCGVNAFHLVKTSEGWKILQITDTRRKEGCE
- a CDS encoding AI-2E family transporter — its product is MEAIKKLKLSPIITLAALVIITAGMIAAKSIFISILLSVFISVILAKPVVWLSRKKIPDTVAIIIVLIGLLLIILGFGGIVGRTVKKFSEDAPMYEDKLNELLSGTISWLNNWGFSVSTDQISSFVDPGKVLGFTTSAIGEFGGVLANSFEVFIIVIFILLELQAFSNKAKYINKTHDVPLSKLLEVGYSIRNYLWIKTLTSLLTGVLIYVWLLIIGVEYALLWGLLAFLLNYIPNIGSIIAAVPTMLLALIISGPTALLLTLVGYFAVNMIVGNIVEPKIMGKGLGLSTLVVFLSLITWGFIFGTVGMFLSVPLTMTIKIMLEENPNTRWIAVMLGTGKEIKEG